The following are from one region of the Lentimicrobiaceae bacterium genome:
- a CDS encoding polysaccharide biosynthesis/export family protein, with protein MNNSIKSRSLLIFMLAMLTLGSCVPQEKLKYVQDETTTILKSEYNHARPIKRIQPFDNLYIKVLSIEEATARIFSNESNLTGGLNINLISYTVNEQGNIDFPFVGEINVNNLTLKEAKEKIEKELSQYLSNTSITIKFVNSNITVLGEVKNQGEFPFFKDQLNIFQAIGFAGGITDYGDKSKITLVREKNGIIQYYSVDLTDKNIVETDFFYLQPNDIVIVEPIKTKFRNLRTFTYSTLLATATTLVTILYFFR; from the coding sequence ATGAATAACAGTATCAAATCCCGTTCACTCCTGATATTTATGCTTGCCATGCTCACATTGGGTTCATGCGTGCCTCAGGAAAAACTGAAATATGTTCAGGACGAAACAACAACCATCCTTAAATCGGAGTACAACCACGCCCGGCCCATTAAACGAATTCAGCCTTTCGACAATCTTTACATTAAAGTGCTGAGCATAGAAGAAGCCACGGCCAGAATATTCAGCAATGAAAGCAACCTCACGGGCGGGCTTAACATTAACCTGATTAGCTATACGGTTAACGAGCAGGGAAATATTGACTTCCCTTTTGTCGGAGAAATTAATGTCAACAATTTAACCCTCAAGGAAGCCAAAGAAAAAATTGAGAAGGAGCTTAGCCAGTATCTGAGCAACACATCCATCACAATCAAATTTGTCAACAGCAACATCACCGTATTGGGAGAAGTGAAAAACCAGGGAGAATTTCCGTTTTTTAAAGACCAGCTTAACATATTTCAGGCCATTGGATTTGCCGGGGGTATAACAGATTACGGCGACAAAAGCAAGATTACCCTGGTGAGAGAGAAAAATGGAATAATCCAGTATTATTCAGTAGATTTAACCGATAAAAACATTGTAGAAACAGACTTTTTTTATCTCCAGCCTAACGATATAGTTATTGTAGAACCTATCAAAACCAAATTCAGAAACCTGCGCACTTTCACATATTCCACACTACTGGCAACAGCCACAACTCTTGTAACCATCTTGTACTTTTTCAGATAA
- a CDS encoding sugar transferase, which translates to MISEREDLGSRIFGIIITIVSVFAFIGAFQFIRIYFSGAVSYNSQYLTLGMFIIPLWYLGVYQTNLTKFYRAKDSIVILIESLLFVATGTGFLALLMILLNLKQINSAVLIAFAVIDFVLLNIIIMLSYRYHKNLLDKGMNTRNIILIADQNCVDFIERLYLHKEWGFRIMAIISDSELISEVFGSRVKVIQQTKSLPCLIKFHVVDEVLYCRNDINQEEIKKMVYACEEIGVIFRMQSSFFHMSATKTFLSYFDDVPFLSFMNTPANRVAHQWKFVVDLIAAFFILLIWSPVLLILAAIIKLTSKGPVIFKQKRIGLRGREFNIYKFRTMVQDAEKLRELLEAQNEMDGPVFKIKNDPRVTAIGRFMRKTGLDEVPQFFNVLKGDMSLVGPRPPLPKEVKQYERWQLRRLSMRPGITCIWQIAPNRNNISFEEWMKLDLQYIDSWSFKMDILLLIKTVQTVVRGSGQ; encoded by the coding sequence ATGATAAGCGAACGCGAAGATTTAGGAAGCCGAATATTTGGAATTATCATAACGATAGTTTCAGTATTTGCTTTTATCGGAGCATTTCAGTTTATTCGCATATACTTTAGCGGGGCAGTTTCATACAACAGCCAGTATTTAACATTGGGCATGTTTATCATCCCTCTGTGGTACCTGGGCGTTTACCAAACCAATCTCACCAAATTTTACAGGGCCAAAGACTCAATCGTCATTTTGATTGAGAGCTTGCTGTTTGTAGCCACCGGCACCGGATTTCTCGCATTGCTGATGATATTGCTGAATCTAAAACAGATAAACAGTGCAGTTTTAATTGCATTTGCTGTAATTGATTTTGTGCTGTTGAATATCATCATCATGCTTTCATACCGCTACCATAAAAATCTCCTTGACAAGGGGATGAACACGCGTAATATTATACTGATAGCAGACCAAAACTGTGTAGACTTCATTGAAAGACTTTACCTCCATAAAGAATGGGGATTCAGAATAATGGCCATTATTTCGGATTCCGAATTAATTTCAGAAGTATTTGGGAGCAGGGTTAAAGTGATACAACAAACCAAAAGTCTGCCATGCCTCATCAAATTTCATGTAGTGGATGAAGTTTTGTACTGCCGCAACGACATAAATCAGGAAGAGATCAAGAAAATGGTTTACGCCTGTGAAGAAATTGGGGTAATTTTCAGGATGCAGTCGTCATTTTTCCACATGTCGGCTACCAAAACCTTTTTAAGTTATTTTGATGATGTCCCTTTTTTGTCATTCATGAACACACCAGCCAACAGGGTTGCTCATCAATGGAAATTTGTAGTTGATTTAATTGCTGCCTTTTTTATTTTGCTGATATGGTCACCCGTGTTATTGATTTTGGCAGCCATCATAAAATTAACATCAAAAGGCCCGGTAATTTTTAAGCAAAAGCGCATCGGACTCAGGGGACGTGAATTTAACATTTACAAGTTCAGAACAATGGTTCAGGACGCTGAAAAGCTCAGGGAATTGCTTGAAGCGCAAAACGAAATGGATGGCCCGGTTTTTAAAATTAAGAATGACCCCAGAGTAACTGCCATCGGGCGTTTTATGAGAAAAACAGGGCTTGATGAAGTTCCACAGTTCTTTAACGTACTCAAAGGCGACATGTCGCTGGTTGGACCCCGGCCACCACTGCCCAAAGAGGTAAAACAATATGAACGCTGGCAGCTCAGACGACTTTCCATGCGTCCTGGCATAACATGTATCTGGCAAATTGCGCCCAATAGAAATAACATTTCATTTGAAGAGTGGATGAAACTCGACCTTCAGTATATCGACTCATGGTCTTTTAAAATGGATATCTTACTTTTAATTAAAACCGTTCAAACGGTTGTCAGAGGCTCAGGACAGTAA
- a CDS encoding glycosyltransferase, whose protein sequence is MGLPKISIVTPSFNQSRFLDDTIHSVLDQNYSNLEYVIIDGGSTDGSADIIKKHEDRLHYWTSEKDTGHGNAINKGFSKTSGEIMGWINSDDKLTPWSLNVVAEIFNLFPEVEWIVGFNSWWNENGAMTNASRVPKNIYDFLLGKYGWIQQESVFWRRSLWEKSGGFINEDYKFMVDGELWTRFFLHSELYSVDCILSGYRFHSENRAKNYYDTCINEMDTAINIMKTKCSSDIIHNYKKLRFVNRLVGNSFLHEYPVSKMISNYFIPKTFAAAAYKNIYYDNGRWNARNLPFTL, encoded by the coding sequence ATGGGTCTTCCAAAAATCTCCATCGTTACGCCATCTTTTAATCAGTCAAGATTTCTTGACGATACCATTCATTCAGTATTGGATCAGAATTATTCTAATCTTGAATATGTAATTATTGATGGCGGAAGCACTGATGGTTCGGCAGATATCATTAAAAAACACGAAGACAGGCTGCATTATTGGACAAGTGAAAAAGATACAGGCCACGGGAATGCAATCAATAAAGGTTTCTCAAAAACCAGCGGAGAAATAATGGGTTGGATTAACAGTGACGATAAGCTAACACCCTGGTCATTAAATGTGGTAGCTGAAATCTTCAACCTTTTTCCTGAAGTTGAATGGATTGTTGGCTTTAATTCGTGGTGGAATGAAAATGGAGCAATGACAAACGCTTCGCGTGTGCCAAAAAATATTTATGATTTTTTGCTAGGAAAATATGGCTGGATCCAACAAGAATCTGTTTTCTGGCGCCGGAGTCTCTGGGAAAAAAGCGGTGGATTTATCAATGAAGACTACAAATTCATGGTTGACGGAGAACTATGGACAAGATTCTTTTTACACAGCGAACTATACTCAGTAGACTGCATTTTAAGTGGGTACAGATTTCACTCAGAAAATCGGGCAAAAAACTACTATGATACCTGTATTAACGAAATGGACACAGCCATCAATATCATGAAAACTAAATGTTCATCTGATATCATTCATAATTACAAAAAGCTCAGGTTTGTCAATCGTTTAGTTGGCAACTCTTTTCTTCATGAATATCCCGTTTCTAAAATGATAAGTAATTACTTTATTCCAAAAACCTTTGCAGCCGCCGCATACAAAAATATCTACTATGATAATGGCCGCTGGAATGCCAGAAATCTACCATTCACTCTATAA
- a CDS encoding WecB/TagA/CpsF family glycosyltransferase, producing MKQKFYFVHIDLLNTREALETCSTLLKGPKSSTLFFINAHCFNIAVRNKQYYNSLQQADLLLNDGIGMKIASWFAGIRFKENMNGTDFIPKLIDQAHSISTSVYLLGAKPGIASIAAEKINNRAKSKLVVGYSDGYFNQNQESEIIDSIRQSKAGLLILGMGVPMQELWISEHIHKLPDVKLAVAGGAIIDFMSGNIKRAPRWMQTSGLEWFYRFLHEPARLFNRYFIGNFVFFANILKFSLSKSRDRH from the coding sequence ATGAAACAGAAATTCTACTTCGTCCACATTGATTTGCTTAATACCCGGGAGGCGCTTGAAACCTGCTCAACCTTGCTTAAAGGGCCTAAAAGCAGCACCCTCTTTTTTATAAATGCCCATTGTTTTAATATTGCAGTCCGCAACAAGCAATATTACAATTCATTACAACAGGCCGACCTGCTTCTGAACGATGGTATTGGCATGAAAATAGCAAGTTGGTTTGCAGGTATCCGTTTTAAAGAAAATATGAATGGTACTGATTTTATTCCTAAATTAATTGACCAGGCTCATTCAATTTCTACAAGTGTTTATCTGCTTGGAGCTAAACCGGGGATAGCATCCATAGCTGCTGAAAAAATAAACAATCGGGCAAAAAGCAAGCTTGTTGTTGGTTATAGCGATGGATATTTTAATCAAAATCAGGAATCCGAAATCATTGATTCGATCAGGCAAAGTAAGGCTGGTTTGCTGATTTTGGGAATGGGTGTTCCCATGCAGGAATTGTGGATAAGTGAGCATATCCATAAACTGCCTGACGTAAAACTGGCAGTTGCAGGTGGTGCCATTATTGATTTTATGTCAGGCAACATCAAAAGAGCTCCCAGGTGGATGCAAACCTCTGGTCTTGAATGGTTTTACAGATTTCTTCATGAGCCAGCCCGGCTCTTTAACAGGTATTTTATCGGAAACTTTGTGTTTTTTGCAAATATTCTGAAATTCTCATTGAGCAAAAGCCGGGATCGGCACTAA
- a CDS encoding glycosyltransferase codes for MKYVIVIPAKNEAEGISVTIDSILSQTLLPESVLVLDDGSTDQMRSVIEHYMAKSSLIQYYFNEQSETTYVLGGKIVKLFLKGKSLIDSQNIEYDFIVKMDADIRFGPQFMEAIALKVKSDNFGIVSGTPFAIENDRKVFIISPEWHTNGDFKIYNRKFLESSENFPKDLGWDCADNLLAIEKGFSTAAFRDINYEQNRPIGRFSSKKGRKRQGLGAYKLGYSWSYLTLKVLHDLVKPPFITGSWFYLSGYFEGKLKKMPKTVNHNQQKLLRKLMWQSFSQRLKNRNFFIFQLFSNTSQSGKA; via the coding sequence ATGAAATATGTAATTGTTATTCCTGCAAAAAACGAAGCTGAAGGCATTTCAGTTACCATTGACTCTATTCTGAGCCAAACCCTGCTTCCTGAAAGTGTGCTTGTACTTGATGACGGTTCAACTGATCAAATGCGCAGTGTAATCGAACATTACATGGCTAAATCGTCATTGATTCAATATTATTTTAATGAGCAGAGTGAAACAACCTACGTGCTTGGCGGAAAAATTGTAAAACTATTTCTAAAGGGCAAATCGCTGATAGACAGTCAGAACATTGAATACGACTTCATTGTAAAAATGGATGCTGATATTCGGTTTGGCCCGCAGTTTATGGAGGCCATTGCCCTTAAAGTCAAGTCCGACAACTTTGGGATTGTATCCGGGACTCCATTTGCGATTGAAAATGACCGTAAAGTTTTCATTATCAGTCCAGAATGGCATACGAACGGCGATTTCAAAATATATAACAGGAAATTTCTTGAATCATCTGAAAATTTTCCCAAAGACCTCGGGTGGGATTGCGCCGATAACTTGCTGGCTATTGAAAAAGGATTCTCGACTGCAGCTTTCAGAGATATCAACTACGAACAAAACAGGCCCATTGGCAGATTTTCATCTAAAAAAGGCAGAAAAAGGCAGGGACTGGGAGCTTATAAGCTTGGATATAGCTGGAGCTATTTAACACTTAAAGTTCTGCACGATTTGGTTAAACCGCCTTTTATCACAGGATCGTGGTTTTATCTTTCAGGATATTTTGAAGGCAAACTAAAAAAAATGCCCAAAACGGTTAACCATAATCAGCAAAAATTACTGCGCAAGCTTATGTGGCAAAGTTTCAGTCAACGATTAAAAAACAGAAATTTCTTTATTTTCCAGCTTTTTTCAAACACATCACAATCAGGAAAAGCATGA
- a CDS encoding glycosyltransferase codes for MGEKKLNAYIYPNTKIRVNKELYNPYIDDLVQAFGNYFHFLNAGDKTNKGILNMLFYFRRTDILFLNWIENLPDKRFGTLQSALFILLLYAYKLSGKKVIWTVHNKESHNNRGQFMKNLFFRLLPLKTDKMITHSTEGITYIETIAPGMGHKVMYFPHPVKNRMNLKKNNQPTIDILIWGTIAEHKAIDKFLAYLYEQKLENKYAIHIIGKIYSPDYADVIMKYANDKIIIENRFATQSELSELINQSSIILFTYESKYVLSSGVLMDTIAQGGFSVGPCTGAFSDLEKEGIVKTFSSYPELISIINEKTNAPSVSNDIFTSFITRYSWDNFARAFHHHLNSPNAISSKKKP; via the coding sequence ATGGGAGAAAAAAAATTAAATGCTTACATCTATCCAAATACCAAAATAAGGGTAAACAAAGAGTTATACAATCCTTATATTGACGATTTGGTGCAGGCTTTTGGAAATTACTTCCACTTTTTAAATGCTGGCGACAAAACAAACAAAGGCATATTAAACATGCTTTTTTACTTTCGCCGCACCGATATACTTTTCCTGAACTGGATTGAAAACCTGCCCGATAAACGATTCGGAACACTTCAATCTGCATTATTTATTCTGCTGCTTTATGCCTACAAACTCTCCGGCAAAAAAGTAATCTGGACAGTTCATAATAAAGAATCGCACAATAACAGGGGGCAATTTATGAAAAACCTGTTTTTCAGGCTTCTCCCTTTAAAAACTGATAAAATGATCACCCACTCCACCGAAGGAATCACTTATATTGAAACCATAGCTCCGGGAATGGGTCATAAAGTAATGTATTTCCCACATCCTGTTAAAAACCGGATGAATCTCAAAAAAAACAATCAACCCACAATTGACATACTGATATGGGGGACCATAGCAGAGCACAAAGCTATTGATAAATTTCTGGCCTATTTGTATGAGCAAAAATTGGAGAACAAATATGCCATACACATTATTGGCAAGATTTACTCCCCTGATTATGCAGATGTTATAATGAAATATGCCAACGACAAGATTATCATTGAAAACCGTTTTGCGACACAGTCTGAGTTGTCTGAATTAATTAATCAATCGTCGATAATACTTTTTACTTACGAAAGTAAATATGTTTTAAGTTCGGGTGTATTAATGGACACAATCGCACAGGGCGGTTTTTCGGTAGGCCCCTGCACAGGAGCATTTTCGGACCTTGAAAAGGAAGGTATTGTAAAAACCTTCAGTTCGTATCCTGAACTTATCAGTATCATAAATGAAAAAACCAATGCTCCCTCGGTTTCAAATGACATTTTTACCAGCTTTATCACCCGCTATAGCTGGGACAATTTCGCCCGGGCATTCCACCATCATCTGAATTCCCCCAACGCCATATCTTCAAAAAAAAAGCCATGA
- a CDS encoding glycosyltransferase family 2 protein: MDNSEKAAFIIPVFNKYSFTEKCLLNLQPFNSKFDIIVVDDGSSDETSTRISADFPWVHLLKGNGNLWWSGSINKGMEYAFRQLYSTYVIWWNNDIICASDYMEQVELLTKLYGPHTVLGSKIYISGKENIIWSMGGFFNRINGDKDMFGLNQPDSEEYCKPFSADWLPGMGTIISREIFNKTGLLNETDFPQYHGDSDYTLRALYAGFNIVVHPNLKIWNDKSSSGLMHNGHWSKLYESLISIRSNYNVKKELKFYKLHAQSIKAYRALLLKYSKYIGGFLKWKLLGLFKIKKQH, translated from the coding sequence ATGGATAACTCAGAAAAAGCGGCATTTATCATTCCTGTTTTCAATAAATACAGCTTTACTGAAAAGTGTTTGTTGAATCTGCAGCCCTTTAATTCAAAATTTGACATTATTGTGGTGGATGATGGTTCGTCTGACGAAACCAGCACGCGCATATCCGCCGATTTTCCATGGGTTCATTTGTTAAAAGGCAATGGGAATCTTTGGTGGAGCGGCTCCATCAATAAAGGAATGGAATATGCTTTCAGGCAACTGTACAGCACCTATGTCATCTGGTGGAATAACGACATTATTTGTGCCAGCGACTATATGGAACAGGTTGAACTTCTTACAAAACTATATGGGCCACATACTGTTCTTGGTTCAAAAATATATATTTCCGGCAAAGAGAATATCATCTGGTCAATGGGAGGTTTCTTCAACAGAATAAATGGTGATAAGGACATGTTTGGCCTTAACCAGCCTGATTCAGAAGAATACTGCAAACCATTCAGTGCCGACTGGCTCCCTGGAATGGGCACCATTATCAGCCGGGAAATTTTTAACAAAACAGGGCTGCTGAATGAAACTGATTTTCCACAATATCACGGCGATAGTGACTACACGCTCAGAGCCCTTTATGCCGGATTTAATATAGTAGTTCATCCAAATCTGAAAATATGGAACGACAAAAGCAGTTCAGGATTAATGCACAACGGGCATTGGAGTAAACTTTACGAATCCCTCATCAGTATCCGTTCAAACTACAATGTAAAGAAGGAACTGAAATTTTACAAATTACACGCTCAATCCATTAAAGCATATCGTGCACTGCTGTTGAAATATTCGAAATACATCGGCGGTTTCCTGAAATGGAAATTACTAGGCCTGTTCAAAATAAAAAAGCAGCATTAA
- a CDS encoding glycosyltransferase family 4 protein: MKIAYVTIYDASDVHNWSGTGLFLSKSLIRQGADLVYIGSLKTQNNLYHRLKGKILKKLFGKNYLPDRQPGVAKNYARQIEARLAELKPDIVFSPGAAALGYVKTKIPMVIYTDATFRPMVGYYEKFSNLWISSYKNAEKLEQNAINNASLLFYSSDWAAQSAIELYHANPEKVKVITFGTNIENTNDADSVQKYISGRSTEKCTLLFMGVDWIRKGGALSLKIAQRLHEQGFPVELHIVGIKNLPLETIPSFVNYHGFVSKATEEGRQKLDHLLKNSHFLILPTQADCTPMVFAESNSYGLPCITTETGGIPTLIKNDVNGKRFPLDAPVDEYADYIKTTFSNRSKYEQLAQSSYREFATRLNWDVTGKAMMKEFETLLKKETSS, from the coding sequence ATGAAGATTGCCTATGTAACAATTTATGACGCCTCAGATGTTCACAACTGGTCAGGGACCGGCTTGTTTCTTTCAAAATCTTTAATAAGGCAAGGCGCTGATTTAGTGTATATCGGGTCATTAAAAACCCAAAACAATCTATATCACCGCCTTAAGGGAAAAATACTGAAAAAACTTTTCGGTAAAAACTATCTCCCCGACCGACAGCCAGGTGTTGCAAAAAACTATGCCCGGCAAATTGAAGCCCGACTGGCAGAATTGAAGCCAGATATAGTGTTTAGTCCGGGCGCTGCTGCACTGGGCTATGTGAAGACAAAAATTCCGATGGTTATTTACACTGACGCCACTTTCAGACCAATGGTCGGATACTACGAGAAGTTCAGCAACCTGTGGATAAGTTCTTATAAAAACGCTGAAAAACTGGAACAAAATGCCATCAACAATGCGTCTTTGCTGTTTTATTCATCAGATTGGGCAGCACAATCAGCCATTGAATTGTACCATGCCAATCCTGAAAAAGTCAAGGTCATTACTTTTGGTACAAACATAGAGAATACGAATGATGCAGATAGCGTTCAGAAATACATCAGCGGACGAAGTACCGAAAAATGCACTTTGTTATTTATGGGTGTTGACTGGATAAGAAAAGGCGGGGCCTTATCGTTAAAGATTGCTCAAAGACTTCATGAACAAGGGTTTCCAGTAGAACTTCACATTGTAGGCATTAAAAATCTTCCTTTGGAAACCATCCCTTCATTTGTAAATTACCATGGCTTTGTAAGTAAAGCAACTGAAGAGGGCCGTCAAAAACTCGACCATCTGCTTAAAAACAGCCATTTCCTTATTTTACCAACACAAGCCGACTGCACACCCATGGTTTTTGCCGAATCTAACTCCTATGGGCTTCCCTGCATCACAACAGAAACAGGAGGAATTCCTACTCTGATAAAAAACGATGTAAATGGCAAACGATTTCCGTTAGATGCCCCGGTTGATGAATATGCCGATTATATCAAAACAACATTTTCAAACCGATCAAAATACGAACAACTGGCTCAGTCATCTTATCGTGAATTTGCCACGCGTTTAAACTGGGATGTAACCGGAAAAGCTATGATGAAAGAGTTTGAAACCTTGCTGAAAAAAGAAACAAGCTCCTAA